Proteins from a single region of Syntrophales bacterium:
- a CDS encoding carboxymuconolactone decarboxylase family protein codes for MSDDVNKKTQETATKLFGKGIKMDPPYLMWRQYDKDLANDLSRFITGNLYSRTVLTLPERQMAACAMLAALRATGELKLHVNAALNVGCDPRKLAEIFFQVATYAGMPAVNEALEVYREVLKERGEWPIK; via the coding sequence GTGAGCGACGACGTCAACAAGAAGACCCAGGAGACGGCGACCAAGCTGTTCGGCAAGGGGATCAAGATGGATCCTCCGTACCTGATGTGGCGCCAGTACGACAAGGATCTGGCCAACGACTTATCCCGGTTCATCACGGGAAACCTGTACTCCAGGACGGTGCTGACCCTGCCGGAGCGGCAGATGGCGGCCTGCGCCATGCTGGCGGCCCTCCGGGCCACGGGCGAGTTGAAATTGCACGTCAACGCCGCCCTGAACGTGGGCTGCGACCCCCGGAAGCTGGCGGAGATTTTCTTCCAGGTGGCGACCTATGCCGGCATGCCCGCCGTCAACGAGGCACTCGAGGTCTACCGGGAAGTCCTGAAAGAGCGGGGAGAATGGCCGATTAAGTGA
- a CDS encoding histone deacetylase produces the protein MTKKPRKTGLIFFPAFDWAISPTHPEREERLLYTQDQVFEEGLLDFENIIEFKPGLATVEDINRAHICVPDARSVITESHLISAGGAITAADKVLRKEVDNAFALVRPPGHHSMLVVHGARGFCNINIEAVMVEYIRKHYGIRKIAIVDTDCHHGDGTQDIYWNDPDTLCISIHQDGRTLYPGTGFPEDMGGPNALGYTINIPLPPRTSDEGFLYTLENAILPILEDFKPELVINSAGQDNHYSDPITNMRFSARGYALLNDRLSPDIAVLEGGYSIEKALPYVNTGIILAMAGLDYDSVREPDYHAESLRQSDELTRKIERDVMEIRQIWKNRHSLKKKMVGDARYTRRRKGIYYDTDGISEHQEETVRICEDCGGLVLIDSQADTGKRIYAVIIPRHACSVCRREGEDFFGKIPVQQYSHVYLQDRDRDSFQVKSR, from the coding sequence ATGACGAAGAAACCGAGAAAAACGGGGCTCATCTTTTTCCCCGCCTTCGACTGGGCCATTTCCCCCACTCACCCGGAGCGCGAAGAACGGCTCCTCTATACGCAGGACCAGGTCTTCGAAGAGGGTCTCCTCGATTTCGAAAACATCATCGAGTTCAAACCGGGCCTGGCCACCGTCGAGGACATCAACCGGGCCCACATTTGCGTACCCGACGCCCGCTCCGTCATCACCGAATCCCACCTGATTTCCGCCGGCGGAGCCATCACCGCGGCCGACAAAGTCCTGCGGAAAGAAGTCGACAACGCCTTCGCCCTCGTTCGGCCGCCGGGCCATCACTCCATGCTGGTCGTGCACGGCGCCAGGGGGTTCTGCAACATCAACATCGAGGCCGTCATGGTGGAATACATCCGGAAGCATTACGGCATCCGGAAAATCGCCATTGTCGACACCGATTGTCACCACGGCGACGGGACCCAGGATATTTACTGGAACGACCCGGACACCCTCTGCATCTCCATCCACCAGGACGGCCGGACGCTGTACCCGGGTACGGGCTTCCCTGAGGATATGGGAGGACCGAACGCCCTCGGGTATACGATCAACATCCCCCTGCCGCCCCGGACGTCCGACGAGGGGTTTCTGTATACCCTGGAGAATGCAATCCTGCCGATCCTGGAAGATTTCAAGCCCGAACTGGTCATCAACTCCGCCGGCCAGGACAATCACTACAGCGATCCGATCACGAACATGCGCTTCAGCGCCCGTGGATACGCCCTTCTGAACGACCGGCTGTCTCCCGACATCGCCGTCCTGGAGGGCGGGTACTCCATCGAGAAGGCCCTGCCCTACGTGAATACGGGCATCATCCTGGCCATGGCCGGTCTCGATTACGACTCCGTCCGGGAACCGGACTACCATGCGGAATCCCTCCGCCAGTCGGACGAACTGACGCGGAAAATCGAACGGGACGTGATGGAGATCCGCCAGATCTGGAAAAACCGGCATTCCCTGAAGAAGAAGATGGTCGGGGATGCCCGGTACACCAGGCGGCGGAAGGGCATTTATTACGATACGGACGGCATCTCGGAGCACCAGGAGGAAACGGTCCGCATCTGCGAGGACTGCGGCGGTCTTGTCCTGATCGACTCCCAGGCCGATACGGGAAAACGGATCTATGCCGTCATCATCCCGCGTCACGCCTGTTCCGTCTGCCGCCGGGAGGGCGAAGATTTCTTCGGGAAGATTCCCGTCCAGCAGTATTCACACGTCTATCTCCAGGACCGGGACCGGGACAGCTTCCAGGTGAAATCAAGATAA
- a CDS encoding hydantoinase/oxoprolinase family protein encodes MILGIDVGGTHTDAVLIENLAVKRKTKVPTDEKNLLNSLLAVTTDLLKEEQPEKLERVVLSTTISTNAIVQKKTDPVGMILISGPGLPPSLLPVHQDSTHIRGYSNHRGVEMAAIDPDEVTRASKRFLEAGIKHIGVVGKFCTRNPKQEGAVRDLLDGAFEHISLGHRLSGHLNFPRRIATTYLNESIWRRYNSFISQIQGFVRDQGITVPIYILKADGGTFDIEHSREFPVQTILSGPAASIMGILSMARCRRDAVALDMGGTTTDIALFADGVPLLEPFGVTIEGHKSLIRGLKTKSIGVGGDSRVVVTDKKLQIGPVREGPAYACGGPCPTPTDAMIVLGLTAIGDPSLARKAMEGVGRQLGIGSEDAARAVHEETCRMVAAAVTSMIDEVNNKPVYTIHEMLEGKKLIPETLFVVGGPAGPIAPRLSELLGYPVQIPEHAEVANAIGAALARTTAEMTLLADTEQRILTIAEEGYQESIPANFSKMDAIRIGKDRLREKVTAMGAREEDLEIEVIEDMEFNMVKQFYTTGKNIRVKVQVKPGLIAGLAAGGKS; translated from the coding sequence ATGATCTTGGGCATCGATGTTGGGGGGACGCATACCGATGCAGTCCTGATCGAAAATCTGGCCGTCAAGCGCAAGACAAAAGTTCCGACCGACGAGAAAAACCTGCTGAATTCCCTCCTTGCGGTTACCACCGATCTGCTGAAAGAAGAACAGCCGGAAAAACTCGAACGTGTTGTTCTGAGCACAACCATCTCCACGAACGCCATCGTCCAGAAAAAAACGGATCCGGTCGGGATGATCCTCATCAGTGGTCCCGGTTTGCCGCCGTCCCTGCTGCCCGTACACCAGGACAGCACCCATATCCGTGGCTATTCGAACCACCGGGGTGTGGAAATGGCGGCCATCGACCCGGACGAAGTCACCAGGGCATCGAAGCGTTTTCTGGAAGCAGGGATCAAACACATTGGCGTGGTCGGCAAGTTCTGCACCCGGAATCCGAAACAGGAAGGTGCCGTCCGGGATCTTCTGGATGGAGCCTTCGAGCACATATCCTTGGGGCACCGCCTGTCCGGTCATCTGAATTTCCCCCGCCGGATTGCCACAACCTATCTCAACGAGTCGATCTGGAGACGATACAACTCCTTCATTTCCCAGATCCAGGGCTTCGTGCGCGACCAGGGAATCACCGTCCCAATCTACATCCTCAAGGCGGACGGAGGGACCTTCGACATCGAGCATTCGCGCGAGTTCCCCGTTCAGACCATTCTCTCCGGCCCGGCGGCCAGCATCATGGGCATCCTCAGCATGGCCCGCTGCCGTCGGGACGCCGTCGCCCTGGACATGGGCGGGACGACGACCGACATCGCCCTCTTCGCCGACGGTGTGCCTCTGTTGGAGCCTTTCGGCGTTACCATCGAAGGCCACAAGAGCCTCATCCGGGGACTAAAGACAAAATCCATCGGGGTCGGGGGGGACAGCCGGGTCGTCGTCACAGATAAAAAGCTCCAGATCGGACCCGTTCGGGAAGGACCGGCATATGCCTGTGGAGGCCCCTGTCCAACGCCGACGGATGCCATGATTGTCCTCGGCCTTACCGCCATCGGAGATCCGTCGCTGGCCCGGAAAGCCATGGAGGGCGTGGGAAGGCAACTGGGCATCGGGAGCGAGGATGCAGCACGGGCCGTCCACGAGGAAACCTGCCGGATGGTCGCGGCAGCCGTGACGTCCATGATCGATGAAGTCAACAACAAGCCTGTGTATACGATCCATGAGATGCTGGAAGGCAAGAAACTGATTCCCGAGACCCTGTTCGTGGTCGGAGGCCCCGCCGGACCGATCGCTCCGCGTCTGTCGGAACTCCTGGGCTACCCCGTCCAGATCCCCGAGCATGCCGAAGTGGCCAATGCCATCGGTGCCGCGCTGGCCCGCACCACTGCCGAAATGACACTCCTCGCCGACACGGAGCAGCGGATCCTGACGATCGCGGAAGAAGGCTACCAGGAAAGCATTCCAGCCAATTTCAGCAAGATGGACGCCATCCGGATCGGGAAGGATCGCCTGCGTGAAAAGGTAACAGCCATGGGAGCGCGGGAAGAGGACCTGGAGATCGAAGTGATCGAAGACATGGAATTCAACATGGTCAAGCAGTTCTACACGACCGGGAAGAACATCCGCGTCAAGGTGCAGGTCAAGCCGGGATTGATTGCCGGCCTCGCCGCAGGGGGAAAGTCATGA
- a CDS encoding YtxH domain-containing protein, with protein sequence MSNRATDLLTGLLIGGLIGAALGILYAPKSGRETREDIGRKSEEWMAKAKEEYEAAVERSKKIYDATVNRLKSIEEAAKEKAGEMEEKASELAAQGKASLQENTGRLKRAIDAGVDAFKEEKGKTA encoded by the coding sequence ATGTCCAACAGAGCGACGGATTTGTTGACGGGACTGCTGATCGGTGGTCTGATTGGCGCCGCACTGGGGATTCTCTATGCCCCGAAGAGCGGCAGGGAAACAAGGGAGGATATCGGCCGGAAATCGGAAGAATGGATGGCCAAGGCGAAGGAAGAGTATGAGGCTGCCGTTGAGCGGAGTAAGAAGATTTATGACGCCACGGTGAACCGCCTGAAATCCATCGAGGAAGCCGCCAAGGAAAAGGCCGGCGAGATGGAGGAGAAGGCCTCGGAACTGGCGGCGCAGGGAAAGGCGAGCCTCCAGGAGAATACCGGACGGCTGAAAAGGGCCATCGATGCCGGTGTTGATGCGTTCAAGGAGGAAAAAGGAAAAACCGCCTGA
- a CDS encoding DUF948 domain-containing protein codes for MLEVSLVIICGAFLLLVLFTLPFLLQLWKAVKRATETLEILNRRLPGILQNLEETSASINRSTLAVSAQVEAVSLYIQRFQGILGVLSEVESILRGRLKHPLVRSLSTMAGVARGLRVFWKVFRDPDKGRSTREST; via the coding sequence ATGCTTGAAGTCAGCCTGGTCATCATTTGCGGTGCTTTTCTCCTGCTGGTCCTCTTCACGCTTCCCTTCCTGCTGCAACTCTGGAAAGCGGTGAAAAGAGCAACCGAGACCCTGGAAATCCTGAACCGGAGACTGCCGGGGATCCTGCAGAACCTCGAAGAGACGTCTGCGAGCATCAACCGCTCTACTCTGGCGGTCAGTGCGCAAGTGGAAGCGGTCTCCCTCTATATCCAGAGGTTTCAGGGAATCCTGGGTGTGTTGTCCGAAGTGGAATCGATTCTTCGCGGCCGTTTGAAGCACCCGCTTGTTCGGTCGCTGTCGACAATGGCAGGGGTAGCCAGAGGGCTTCGGGTTTTCTGGAAAGTGTTTCGCGATCCGGACAAAGGCCGATCCACCCGCGAATCCACGTAG
- a CDS encoding YajD family HNH nuclease, whose product MKREAGARDEGYRERSLAIHGLTCAKCGRSFDPANRHLLTVHHRDGNHHNNPPDGSNWENLCIYCHEDTHSRGLLGDYLEGNSGGTDVDLVYRDEGQSPSGSFGVLGDRLKQALQKTKK is encoded by the coding sequence TTGAAAAGGGAAGCCGGGGCGAGGGATGAAGGCTACCGTGAGCGATCCCTGGCCATCCATGGACTGACCTGTGCCAAGTGTGGCCGCTCCTTCGATCCGGCAAACCGTCACTTGTTGACGGTTCATCACCGGGATGGAAATCACCACAACAATCCACCCGATGGGAGCAACTGGGAAAACCTCTGCATCTATTGCCATGAGGACACTCACAGCCGCGGGCTTCTCGGTGACTACCTGGAGGGAAATTCCGGCGGAACCGACGTGGACCTGGTTTACAGGGATGAAGGACAATCGCCTTCCGGGTCCTTCGGGGTCCTCGGAGATCGTCTGAAGCAGGCCCTCCAGAAAACGAAAAAGTGA
- a CDS encoding CoA-transferase — protein sequence MDVIAQGSGKIFTDPDADKARAFFRTKNRKLESKVMTVKDAVEKFTKDGDYLVLGGFGANRIPAAVAHELLRQGRKNMGFAGHTSTHDFQILCAGEVFNKLDVAYIVGLEARGLSPNARKYMESGKVDVSEWTNYSLSVRFKAAAAGVSFYPARNVMGTDTFKFSGGKVIACPYTGTKYIAQPAIYPDVAAIHVHEADIYGNCRVRGITVSDFDVARAAKRLIITCERLIPNDEIRRDPSYTVIPYWCVDAVCEVPFGSYPGNMYGEYFSDEEHLREWMKVEQDPEEFKKFLDKNIYSCKDHFDYIDRNGGIRKMQMLRQKEFMFIGARA from the coding sequence GTGGACGTAATTGCACAAGGAAGCGGAAAGATCTTCACGGATCCGGATGCGGACAAGGCGCGGGCGTTTTTCCGCACCAAAAACCGCAAGCTGGAAAGCAAGGTTATGACCGTGAAGGACGCGGTCGAGAAATTTACGAAGGACGGCGATTATCTTGTTCTCGGCGGTTTTGGAGCGAACAGGATCCCCGCAGCGGTGGCGCATGAACTCCTTCGGCAGGGACGGAAAAACATGGGGTTTGCCGGGCACACATCCACCCATGATTTCCAGATTCTGTGTGCCGGTGAGGTGTTCAACAAGCTGGACGTGGCCTACATCGTAGGCCTCGAAGCCCGCGGTCTCTCTCCCAACGCCAGGAAGTACATGGAGAGCGGCAAGGTGGATGTGAGCGAGTGGACGAACTATTCCCTTTCCGTCCGGTTCAAGGCGGCCGCGGCGGGTGTCTCCTTCTATCCGGCCCGCAACGTCATGGGAACGGACACCTTCAAGTTCAGCGGCGGGAAAGTTATCGCCTGTCCCTATACGGGAACGAAATACATTGCCCAGCCGGCTATTTATCCCGATGTGGCGGCCATTCATGTTCATGAGGCCGACATCTACGGGAACTGCCGCGTCCGCGGCATCACCGTGTCGGACTTCGACGTGGCCAGGGCGGCCAAGCGGCTCATCATCACCTGCGAGCGCCTGATCCCGAACGATGAAATCCGCCGGGATCCGAGTTACACGGTGATTCCCTACTGGTGTGTCGACGCGGTCTGCGAGGTTCCGTTCGGCAGCTACCCCGGGAACATGTACGGCGAATACTTCTCCGACGAAGAGCATCTGCGGGAGTGGATGAAGGTCGAACAGGATCCGGAGGAATTCAAGAAGTTCCTCGACAAGAACATCTACAGTTGCAAGGATCACTTCGACTACATCGACCGGAACGGTGGTATCCGGAAGATGCAGATGCTGCGCCAGAAAGAATTCATGTTCATCGGCGCAAGGGCTTAG
- a CDS encoding CoA-transferase, giving the protein MADYNTMELMICTAARELEDGASVGVGTGAPCAAAMLSQKTGSPNLTILFEAGGAAPLIPEMPISVGDSRTTWKALMASGMCEIMEAACRGMLDYTFLGGAQIDMYGNLNSTRIGPDHQKPKVRFPGSGGANDFASFCWRMMVMTPQDPKRFAEKCSFITTPGWLEGGDSRAKSGLPLGAGPYKIITNMAVMDFEPESKRMRIIAVNPGYSEKDVQDNCGFELLKAAKIVDNPPPTAEELHILRDVIDPYRYVIGR; this is encoded by the coding sequence ATGGCTGACTATAATACCATGGAATTGATGATCTGCACCGCCGCCCGGGAGCTGGAAGACGGTGCTTCGGTCGGCGTCGGTACGGGTGCCCCCTGTGCGGCGGCGATGCTGTCCCAGAAGACGGGATCCCCCAACCTGACCATTCTGTTCGAGGCGGGCGGAGCGGCTCCCCTGATTCCCGAGATGCCCATCTCCGTGGGCGATTCCCGGACTACCTGGAAGGCCCTCATGGCGAGCGGCATGTGCGAGATCATGGAAGCGGCCTGCCGTGGAATGCTGGACTACACATTCCTGGGCGGCGCCCAGATCGACATGTACGGCAACCTCAACTCCACCCGCATCGGGCCGGACCACCAGAAGCCGAAGGTCCGCTTTCCCGGGAGCGGCGGCGCCAACGATTTCGCCTCCTTCTGCTGGCGGATGATGGTCATGACCCCGCAGGATCCCAAGCGGTTTGCCGAGAAGTGCTCCTTCATCACCACCCCCGGGTGGCTGGAAGGCGGCGATTCCCGAGCGAAGTCGGGTCTCCCCCTGGGAGCCGGTCCCTACAAGATCATTACGAACATGGCGGTCATGGATTTCGAGCCTGAGTCCAAACGGATGCGCATCATTGCAGTCAATCCCGGCTATTCCGAGAAGGACGTGCAGGACAACTGCGGGTTTGAGCTTCTGAAGGCTGCCAAGATCGTCGACAATCCGCCCCCGACGGCGGAAGAGCTCCACATCCTCCGGGATGTCATCGATCCCTACCGTTATGTCATCGGCAGGTAA
- a CDS encoding cytoplasmic protein produces the protein MAGEQFRDFDATRLFCPVCRRAVPVRKRLLLVLTEGEKYDYTCAVCGTSVGDKTVTRAEGSRILIR, from the coding sequence ATGGCCGGTGAGCAGTTTCGGGATTTTGACGCGACGCGGCTTTTCTGCCCCGTCTGCCGCAGGGCCGTACCTGTCAGGAAGAGGCTCCTCCTGGTCCTGACGGAAGGCGAAAAATACGATTATACCTGCGCCGTCTGCGGCACGTCCGTAGGGGATAAAACCGTCACCCGGGCCGAGGGCAGCCGGATTCTCATACGATAA
- a CDS encoding NAD(+) synthase, producing METPNPFFNLYRHGFLRAAVCIPEVRVADPSFNAEKTIEMARRAHEGQAVLALFPELGLTAYSNEDLFHQDALLESALAGLQRVLDETATLNPVLVVGMPLRVDCRLFNCGIVIQRGRILGVAVKSYLPNYREFYEARQFAPAETAFSRNVDLCGQEGIPFGADLLFRAVNAPNVQLFMELCEDVWVPVPPSSYAAMAGATIICNLSASNITIGKAEYRQSLAANQSARCIAAYLYAAAGPGESTTDLAWDGHAMIHENGNLLAESERFARNPQIIFADLDMDRLVQDRMRMTTFGQNARANRDRIEQFRTIPFRLEAPDGRILLERDYARYPYIPADPGKRDQRCYEAYNIQVQGLAKRLKASGIRNVVIGISGGLDSTHALIVAARTMDLLDLPRTNIKAYTMPGFATTGRTHRNALKLMESLGVEANEIDIRPSCLQMLRDIGHPYTEGEKVYDVTFENIQAGERTSHLFRLANMRAAIVVGTGDLSELALGWCTYGVGDHMSHYNVNASVPKTLIQYLIRWVAQSGQFAVETSGILLDILNTEISPELVPGEENGGPAQKTEDFVGPYELQDFNNFYTTRYGYLPSKVAFMAYCTWRDTDRGLWPDVPPEKRRSYSIGEIRKWLTIYLERFFKTSQFKRSCIPNSPKVGSGGSLSPRGDYRAPSDSEASAWLENVRCIPDEE from the coding sequence ATGGAAACGCCCAATCCATTCTTCAATCTGTACCGGCACGGTTTTCTCCGCGCGGCGGTCTGCATCCCGGAAGTCCGGGTCGCCGATCCGTCCTTCAATGCGGAGAAAACCATCGAAATGGCCCGCCGGGCCCATGAGGGACAGGCCGTCCTGGCCCTGTTTCCCGAGTTGGGCCTGACGGCATACTCCAATGAGGACCTCTTTCACCAGGATGCCCTCCTCGAGAGCGCCCTAGCCGGACTTCAGAGAGTGCTGGACGAGACGGCGACCCTCAACCCTGTTCTCGTCGTCGGCATGCCCCTCCGGGTGGACTGCCGCCTGTTCAACTGCGGGATCGTGATCCAGCGAGGCCGTATCCTGGGCGTCGCCGTCAAATCCTATCTTCCGAACTACCGGGAGTTTTACGAAGCACGGCAGTTCGCCCCCGCGGAAACCGCCTTTTCACGGAACGTGGATCTTTGCGGGCAGGAGGGGATTCCCTTCGGGGCCGATCTCCTGTTCCGGGCCGTGAACGCACCGAACGTTCAACTCTTCATGGAACTCTGTGAGGACGTCTGGGTTCCCGTTCCTCCCTCCAGCTATGCGGCCATGGCCGGCGCAACAATCATCTGCAATCTCTCCGCCTCGAACATCACCATCGGCAAGGCCGAGTACCGCCAGAGCCTCGCCGCCAACCAGTCCGCCCGCTGCATCGCCGCCTATCTCTATGCCGCGGCGGGCCCGGGGGAGTCGACAACCGATCTGGCCTGGGACGGTCATGCCATGATTCACGAGAACGGGAACCTGCTCGCGGAATCGGAGCGGTTTGCGAGGAATCCCCAGATCATCTTCGCGGACCTGGACATGGACCGCCTGGTCCAGGACCGGATGCGCATGACGACGTTCGGCCAGAACGCCAGGGCCAACCGGGATCGAATCGAACAGTTTCGCACCATCCCTTTCCGCCTGGAGGCACCGGACGGGAGGATCCTCCTGGAACGAGACTACGCCCGCTATCCATATATTCCCGCGGACCCGGGCAAGCGGGACCAGAGATGCTACGAGGCATACAACATTCAGGTCCAGGGACTGGCGAAGCGACTCAAGGCCTCGGGCATCCGGAACGTCGTCATCGGGATTTCCGGCGGGCTCGATTCCACCCATGCCCTCATCGTGGCCGCCAGGACGATGGACCTGCTGGACCTGCCGCGCACGAACATCAAGGCGTACACGATGCCCGGCTTCGCCACCACCGGCAGGACGCACCGGAACGCCCTCAAACTGATGGAATCGCTCGGAGTCGAGGCCAACGAGATCGACATCCGCCCCAGCTGCCTTCAGATGCTGCGGGACATCGGTCACCCCTATACAGAGGGGGAAAAAGTCTACGACGTGACCTTCGAGAACATCCAGGCAGGGGAACGGACCTCCCATCTCTTCCGCCTGGCCAACATGCGGGCGGCCATTGTCGTGGGGACGGGGGATCTGAGCGAACTGGCCCTCGGCTGGTGCACCTACGGCGTGGGCGATCACATGTCCCACTACAACGTGAATGCAAGCGTGCCCAAGACGCTGATCCAGTACCTGATCCGCTGGGTGGCCCAATCCGGACAGTTCGCCGTGGAGACAAGCGGCATTCTGCTGGACATCCTGAACACGGAAATCAGCCCGGAGCTTGTACCGGGCGAAGAAAACGGAGGCCCCGCACAGAAGACCGAGGATTTTGTAGGCCCCTACGAACTGCAGGACTTCAATAACTTCTACACAACCCGTTACGGTTACCTGCCGTCGAAGGTGGCCTTCATGGCCTACTGTACGTGGCGGGATACAGACCGGGGACTCTGGCCCGATGTGCCGCCGGAGAAGCGGCGGAGCTATTCCATCGGGGAGATCAGGAAATGGCTGACCATCTACCTGGAGCGCTTCTTCAAGACCAGCCAGTTCAAGCGATCCTGCATCCCCAACAGCCCCAAGGTCGGATCCGGCGGATCCCTGTCCCCCCGGGGGGATTACCGCGCCCCAAGTGACAGCGAGGCCTCGGCCTGGCTGGAAAATGTCCGGTGCATACCGGACGAAGAATGA
- the folE2 gene encoding GTP cyclohydrolase FolE2: MIDVQSQHDHRKIDIRKVGVKGIKYPVIVLDKAQGTQPVNATISMYVNLPHHFKGTHMSRFVEILNEFRGQVNIRTLHVILEKVREKLRAESAHMEISFPYFIEKEAPVTGAKSLMEYNCTFCGQNSGGRSDFLVSVVVPVNTVCPCSKEISNRGAHNQRSMVTVKVRFRKFFWIEDLIRLVEESGSGEVYSLLKRPDEKFVTEKAYENPMFVEDVVRNVATQLNRNENFPWYSVEAENFESIHNHSAYAYLEKDS; encoded by the coding sequence ATGATTGACGTACAAAGCCAGCATGATCACCGGAAGATCGACATCCGGAAGGTGGGGGTCAAGGGCATCAAGTATCCCGTCATCGTCCTCGACAAAGCCCAGGGCACCCAGCCCGTGAACGCCACCATCAGCATGTACGTCAACCTTCCGCACCACTTCAAGGGGACCCACATGAGCCGCTTCGTGGAAATCCTCAACGAGTTTCGCGGGCAGGTCAACATCCGGACGCTGCACGTCATCCTGGAGAAGGTGCGGGAGAAACTGCGGGCGGAATCGGCCCACATGGAGATTTCCTTTCCCTACTTCATCGAGAAAGAGGCTCCCGTGACCGGGGCGAAGAGCCTGATGGAATACAACTGCACGTTTTGCGGGCAGAACAGCGGCGGCCGCTCGGATTTCCTGGTCTCCGTCGTGGTGCCCGTGAACACCGTCTGTCCGTGTTCGAAGGAGATCAGCAATAGGGGCGCCCACAACCAGAGGAGCATGGTAACGGTCAAGGTGCGGTTTCGGAAATTCTTCTGGATCGAAGATCTGATCCGGCTCGTGGAGGAATCAGGAAGCGGCGAGGTGTACTCCCTCCTGAAACGGCCCGACGAGAAATTCGTGACCGAGAAGGCCTACGAAAATCCCATGTTCGTGGAGGATGTGGTCCGCAACGTGGCCACACAGCTCAACAGAAACGAAAACTTCCCCTGGTACAGCGTGGAAGCGGAAAATTTCGAGAGCATTCACAACCACAGCGCCTATGCATACCTGGAGAAGGACTCCTGA
- the queD gene encoding 6-carboxytetrahydropterin synthase QueD, with protein MYEVTITRSFSAAHTLRDIGGKCESLHGHNFRVDVTVAGESLDGEGLLIDFRLLKQWTDETLETLDHRHLNEMDFFAGINPSSENLARWIHARLADKIDSDRVRVSRVAVWESEDARAVYERGTDRRHS; from the coding sequence ATGTACGAAGTGACCATCACCCGTTCGTTCTCCGCCGCTCACACGCTGCGGGATATCGGGGGCAAGTGTGAATCCCTTCACGGACACAACTTCCGTGTGGACGTTACCGTGGCAGGAGAATCGCTGGACGGTGAAGGCCTGCTCATCGACTTCCGGCTGCTCAAACAATGGACGGACGAGACGCTGGAGACGCTGGACCACAGGCATCTCAACGAAATGGATTTTTTTGCGGGGATCAACCCCTCGTCGGAGAACCTGGCAAGATGGATTCATGCCCGCCTCGCGGACAAGATCGATTCGGATCGGGTCCGGGTTTCACGGGTGGCCGTCTGGGAGTCGGAAGACGCCCGGGCCGTCTATGAGAGAGGGACAGACCGGCGGCACTCATGA